A region of the Ranitomeya variabilis isolate aRanVar5 chromosome 5, aRanVar5.hap1, whole genome shotgun sequence genome:
AGTCTAATTGATGCATAAAAACAATAGGAAGAAGTGTTACTGTAAAACTGGCCGCCCAGCATGTAAGAAGAAGCCATTGCTGGAGTTTGCTATCCATAGTGCGAGTGTACATCAGTGGGCTGCAAATGGCCAAGTATCGGTCGTAGGACATCAATGTAAGAAGGAAACATTCTGTACTTCCCAACGTTCCAAAGAAGTAAAACTGAGCAATGCATCCATCCATAGAAATTGTTTGGTTCTCATTTAGAAGGATGGATAGCATATTTGGGACAACATTCGTAGTGAACATCATGTCAGAAAAGGAGAGGTTTGACATAAAAATATACATGGGGGACTGGAGGTTTCTATAGGTCCACACCAGTACTACGATGAGAAGATTCCCAATCATGGTGATGATATACACAAAAAGGAAGAGGATGAAGAGCAAAACTTTCAAGTTGTGATCGACTTGAAATCCAAGAAGAACAAGTGTACTTACTGTAGTTGTATTCATCATTATCTTAAAAATGGACAAAGATCaatgcatttaactttttttggaaATGTCATGTGATACATATTCCTATAAAATGAAATATAAAAATTGTGGTATTAGGTGATACATAAAGAAGAATATCCTACCATAGAGACATACAGTGGACTGAAAACTCAGAACTGGATATATCAACTTATAATTCACAGTGTAATAGCGCAAGAACCATATGACACGTAGAGAGTTCTATGTACGGGATCTTACAATGTTCAAGAAGTAGGAAGAGTCCAGAGGTGCAACCAGGTCCTGATGCTGGAGGTTCATCTTACATGTAAAAATACACTAGGGTTATAATTGGAACATGCTAAGTGGGGACCCAGAAATTTAGGTTATGGATTTAAAGGCAAGGGAAGTGAGATATGGTATGGAGGTAggacttccatggatgagaaaagaaacctgggaagttcTAGAAATGAGATAGTGATGAGGTATTAAGAGTAATAGAAATCAGTCCAATAGTGGTGCACAGAGGAAGGAGAAGGACTCTGCGAAATATTGAACACATGATTTATCCCTTGTGCCTCAACATATTTATTTTAAAATCTATAGTGTGAGAATAGATAAAACAAACTTTGCGATATGTCTTATTAGGGAAGTTAGCTTTTTCAATACTTTTATAAACTGCTTAAATTTATCTAGAAATCTGCAGTGAGGGATCGAATTACAGCTTCTGATTACAGTCTCTTACGGACACAGGAGGAGCTATGGTTAAAGGTGCAAAGCATAAAAATGATGTACCTTAGCTTTGCAAGCAGGATAACATGTCTTGTCTATCAGGAAACCCGTGGTGATGCCTCTGATTAGAACCTCAGGATCTGGGTTATGGAGGATTTATATTTCCTCTCGCGATCTTTGTGTACGTAACTGTTTTGGGAATTGGAACTATTAACAGCTCTGTTGCTTAAATACACGTAAATACAAATTATCTTTGGGGTATTAATTTTCGCTGAATCTTTtgagtttattttttatttggataaaataaatatattaacaATAATAAAATTTTCCATCCCGATTCCTTTGCTTAAGAAGAGTCAATTCACTTCTGCAACTGCATATTGTAGTTTGTGAAGCATCCCTTTCCTTCAATTGTCCCTTATTCTGGCTTTGTTTTATGGGCTTCCTGATTGAAGATCATCATTCATGGGTAAATATTTGTTTGTATTTAAAGATGACTATATTGAAATTGTGCAGaatttttaggatttttttcaaCATGGCAACCTTTAACAATGTGTGTGTCACGCTGCTGCTATGGAGGAAGAAGCAGCtcaactagatggcaatagagtggagggaggactgcacacagcaggagcagacctgcAGTACAGCAATGAGTCCACCACCAGGTTGCAGTGGAATAGTAAAACAAGTCAGGTCAATATTAGTATTTAgtgcagtacaaaaggaataaccaaacacagagtcagaaacaagccaaatgggtcaataccggtgaggagcagatatgccaaagaaaTGAAACAGCAGGTCAGAGTCTAAGCCAAGTCAGGTTCTTAGGGAATCCAAACATGAAAGGGGAACATGGAGTCAGAACGGGAAGAGGGAAATAAACAGACATGGGTACAGTCAGCAAaatcagcaggacaaatcagggtatgcAGAGTCAGCCTCACATGCTGTAGGCagaaactatagctgacaccgcctgtAGGATAcagcggagctaaatagcaaacctgaagccAGAATGAGGCAggtcaaagttaacccttgacatgatcagcccgaGAAAAAgtcagacaggactcaaaacccagactGGGTCATGAGAGTACCCTCCTCTCTATGGGGGGGGCACCAGACCCCCAGGTTTTCCtggataacatgcatgaaatgctCGAACTAGATGATAAGCATGGAATGCTCGCGCCAGGACCCACGATCGATCCTcagggccataacccctccaatgatccaaatactgaagtgaacagcAGTCCATGTGAGAATCCACAAACTGTTCCACTTCATACTCAGTCTAACAATCCACAGAGACAGGTGATGGGAGGGATGGAGATTCAACAGCGGAAGGTACAAATGACTTCAGGAGTGACTTATGAAACACATAGGGAATCCGAAGCGATGGAAGAAAGCGTaaacgaaaggcaactggattgacaactTCAATGATTTCTTACGGACCAATAAACTTGAGACCTAGCTTAGCAGAAGGTACCTTAATTTATATgcccttggtagacaaccacactttatctcctaccagaaatGCAGGTCCTAAAGATCATTGCTTATGAGCAGAGTTAGTATGATGTAACGGAATCTCTTACTGTTTTACACCTCTCTCCCGCAACCTTCAATGCATCTGAatggcctgagtcatagcctcctcaaAGGAGCTGGGTGGTGAATGGAGAGTCAAAGCTTCCTTAAGATGATCCGACTGTCCCCTCTTGAACTGGCATCTCAGCGCAGAGTCATCCCAGTTCACTTCAGTGGACTTTCGCCTAAAGTCTGAGCAATACCATTTGGAAGTGAGTTTACCCTGGTAGAGACCTATGATACTGTCCTCAGGGAAAGAGCTCCaactgactttttgaatgcaaaatttgctggaacaattggcggacgccatgtcacgtttggagaccccttaatgtacctaaacagtggaaacccccacaaaagtgacacttttggaaactagacccctctttGAATGTGttcagatatgtggtgagcaccttgaactcctaggtgcttcacagaagtttatagcattaagccatgaaaataaaaaaaaatttccccacaaatatgttattttagcctcaattttgcaTTTTTTATAAGAATAACAGGAAAAATTACACCATACAGTTTGTAGTGCAATTgtttctgagtacgccaataccccatatgggggagaaaaatactgtttgggagcacagcagggctcggaagggaaggagcatcaatcaactttttgaatgtaaaatttcctggagtcATTAGAGGACATCATGTTCCGTTTGGAgagttcctgatgtgcctaaacagtggaaacagtccccagtgaccccattttggaaactagagatgagcgaatatgttcggaaaatgatCGTCAAACATTACTTTGGCATGAATatggtgttaggtgtcaagttcccaccgctgcacagggggaatctcaaatcacgtcctctgtggtctcccattcttcctcagctgcagtgcagtctgctcagcagagatgtcggtcccagagtctggctcaagctgatactgtgcatctggttacagctgccaACCAAGGTTCAgccttgtaaccagcattgatcagcagcgaggAGACATTCCAGGTaataagtcctgcttttcgtcTACTAAGCATGCccttgggatgacctctcattggaggtcagatgtctcatgctcaggtcctgtagcagctctgattAGACCTTTAGGAAGGTCCCAGAACGCTGaatctataaaaggctcgcatgttcactctgcggtattgtggccctctgacacaacagggtttgtctcctttcataccgggtgaagctaacccgtgtgtgttcacattataccaccatatattgtccatcattaccgagcagcaggtgtcatctctgcatggtggactctgggctgcgaacacaccttatatctttcttattatttggtgcgttccacccacCCTAACATTATACAAGCacaagggtctggctagtaataacAGATGAACAGCGACTACAGCTGTACATCCAGCAGTTGGAGGGCAGGTTGGGGGCTCTCGTGTGCACAACCTCGGCCATGGAAgtttccgcagttgctgttcaggccgcTAGTGTGGCGGCAGCtagttgtccactgccacccctgatcCGACGTTATCCCGTCATTCATTGTCATACAAATTTGCTGGTAACAGTAAAATCTGTcatggattcgtgagccagtgtgttatacatcttgagctcctggctgcaagtTTTCCCAtggagtgggctaaggtgggatttattatatccctcctgtcggacagggcattggagtgggctacactgctgtggaagcgcgatgatcatgtggtgcagagtgctctgtggttcttgagcactctgaaacaagtCTTTTTGGGACTTCATGTCACCcaggatacggcactccaactattGGCATTGACAtagggtttgtccatggtcagccattttgccatctacttccggactttggcatctgagctggggtggccggataaagtcctcatccctgtattcTTGAAGCCACtatctgaccatgtgaaggacgctttgaatACTGctaagattcccgccacactggaggcactaatagcaatatctaccagcttcgaccttcgttttaacaagcaaaggttggagcgagcccagtgtaggcagaggtttcggctggctcccaccttcactaaACTTCGGGAATCTCAGGTCCAGGTGTCCAAGacatatgaggccatggaggtgtcatgagcgGGGTCTAAGTTCCTGACCGCTCTTGCACTCAAGGTTTGTCCTGTCTGCCAACAgtcgggacattatgccaggaaatgtcACCAGCAATCGGACAAAACGTCAGCGtcataggaggaggtacactagacacggcaatgtTTTCTTCCAAATTGTCCTtccaggggacaattacaatagaccCAACCACTCATACGATATATGGTGAGCGGGGGGGCACGTGTTTCATGAGTGGAAGGGGGTGAGGAGAGCTCAGAGGAGCAACGTGCTTgtaattttttcttcttttctaactTTAAGTGTGCACATTGGGGCTCACCATTCAGGGCACAGGAAATATCCACAATGTCATGCCACAAtggcttgtgccattggctgctgaaatcacatgtccctctctatataaagagtggacatcttgttttagcaccattttgtcaCTAGCAAACCACAGAGAGGCAGCTCCTGATGCTGGGCCTGGTGCTGATTGATTTTAGCTAGATAGCTAAGTGTTTTTTTTAAGTCAGATAGCTTAGATAGTTAGTGTCCTgcgtggctgtgaaattgaccttccagtaGATTTTTTTGTGCTATTACTGAGGTCCACACACAAAGACAGCcgggcacatgtcatacaagtgttgtgcactgcttctattgttctccatgcacgagtagaccattctaaatcttagtttttcacttgctaaatgtggtacagcatgccatatcccaccttgtcatttagtggcaatgAAATTCAGCTGTCTGCAAAGACATTTTTTTGTCTTTCAAATGTGATACAGCATGctgtatctcaccttgtcatttagtaacGTGACATTGTTCTATGATTTGAGCTAAAAATATTTTTGGGGCAAGTTACTAACatgattcagcacaccatatcccaccttgtcatttagtggcggtgaaattcagcTGTGCACAGATatcatgcagagtaaaaaaaagcCATTTTTTGTAGTTACAAATGCatgatacagcacaccatatctcaccttatcatttagtggcggtgaaattcagctgtgtgcagaaatCATGCAGATTaaacaatatttatttttctgTGCCAAACGTGATGCAGCAGGCtaaatctgagtttgaaattgttttgagtatatattctattgtatacaggtctcatccacagtcaaataaaatacttttttctgctaGCAATGTTATAAAGCAGGCTAGATGTCAGTTTGAAGTTTTTGGGTGCtgatattgttctccatacagAGGTACACATCAGAAAAACAAAAATTGATTTTCTTACTATCGTGCTACCTAAAGCAGACTACATTTAATCTTTTCATTCTTTGGTGCTAATATTGTTCTCCATATAGGGGTACACATGATAAAATATAAATTTGTTCTGTTACTACCGTGCTCCAAAAATTTGCTCACATCTGATGTTGAAATTCTTTTGTGCTCAGATTCTGCTGTATCCAAGGATTATCTACAGTAAAAAATAAATTCTTTCTGTAACTGGTGTGCTACATGAAGCAGGCCACATTTTATCTTTTAATTATTTTAGGCAGGTAATGTGCTCCAGCCAGCAGTCCACATTTCACAATATTACTGGTACTTAATGGTACTTAAACCATTCCACATGTATGCATTGGGCAGGGCATGGAACAGTATTTCTTGTTTAAAGTTTGATCAATaactggtggatgagtgacagataTAGGTGTGTTTGTCTAAGAGCTGTGCCAAATTCAAGCAACACAAATGAATGAGACTCAACCTGGAGaccaaacattttcaaaaattatgagCAGATACcacaaa
Encoded here:
- the LOC143774745 gene encoding olfactory receptor 11L1-like produces the protein MMNTTTVSTLVLLGFQVDHNLKVLLFILFLFVYIITMIGNLLIVVLVWTYRNLQSPMYIFMSNLSFSDMMFTTNVVPNMLSILLNENQTISMDGCIAQFYFFGTLGSTECFLLTLMSYDRYLAICSPLMYTRTMDSKLQQWLLLTCWAASFTVTLLPIVFMHQLDFCGPFVIDHFYCDLAPILALSCSDTSAVKIETLVSLIYVVFLPFYFIIYSYTRIIVNILRISSIRGRKKTFSTCSAHLLAVCTYFLTIVSVYSNPTNHSSDVNKIRSLLYIVVTPLSNPMIYALRNKEIKFAFHKLLKNLRKEK